A single Streptococcus thermophilus DNA region contains:
- a CDS encoding peptidylprolyl isomerase yields the protein MKNIKKYIPLIIILVIAGLGFVYRENISRAIRGDAYVDNKIFTKQLEKAQKSGKEAFPQLTDKVGKDEAEVILHTSKGDITVKLFPTLAPKASENFLKHAKDKYYDGLTFHRVIKDFMIQSGDPKGDGTGGESIWKKGFAVEPTPFLYNIRGALAMANTGAKDSNGSQFFIVQNKDDQSKQLGNAGYPKPIIDAYKKGGYPAGDTKYTVFGQVIKGMDVVDTIANLEVDDNNKPKENLTVNSVEVIKDYKFK from the coding sequence ATGAAAAACATTAAAAAGTACATTCCATTAATTATTATACTTGTTATCGCCGGACTAGGATTTGTCTACCGTGAGAATATTTCTCGTGCTATTCGTGGAGATGCTTACGTGGATAACAAGATATTCACTAAACAATTAGAAAAAGCTCAAAAATCCGGAAAAGAGGCTTTTCCACAGTTGACAGACAAAGTCGGCAAGGACGAAGCTGAAGTTATCCTCCATACTTCAAAAGGTGATATCACTGTTAAACTCTTCCCTACGCTTGCTCCTAAGGCTTCTGAAAACTTCTTGAAGCACGCCAAGGATAAGTACTACGATGGTCTTACCTTCCACCGTGTTATCAAGGACTTCATGATTCAAAGTGGTGATCCTAAGGGAGATGGTACCGGTGGAGAATCTATATGGAAGAAAGGTTTCGCTGTTGAGCCTACACCATTCCTCTACAACATTCGTGGCGCACTTGCTATGGCTAATACAGGTGCCAAAGATTCAAACGGCAGCCAATTCTTCATCGTTCAAAACAAGGATGACCAAAGTAAGCAACTAGGAAACGCAGGCTATCCAAAACCTATCATTGACGCCTATAAAAAAGGTGGTTACCCTGCTGGTGATACGAAATATACCGTCTTTGGACAAGTCATCAAAGGCATGGATGTCGTTGATACTATTGCTAACCTTGAAGTTGATGACAATAACAAACCAAAAGAAAATCTAACTGTTAATTCAGTCGAAGTAATTAAAGACTACAAATTCAAATAA